A window from Parus major isolate Abel chromosome 27, Parus_major1.1, whole genome shotgun sequence encodes these proteins:
- the LOC107215227 gene encoding feather keratin Cos2-2-like: MSCCKPCDPCCQPCGPCPLASSCNECCVRQCQSSHVVIEPPAVLVTLPGPVLSSFPQNTAVGSSTSAAVGNILSCGGVPISSGGFDISCITNCYGGSRCRPC, from the coding sequence ATGTCTTGCTGCAAGCCCTGCGACCCTTGCTGCCAGCCCTGCGGCCCCTGCCCGCTGGCCAGCAGCTGCAATGAGTGCTGTGTCAGGCAGTGCCAGAGCTCCCATGTCGTCATTGAGCCGCCTGCTGTGCTGGTGACCCTGCCCGGCCCCgtcctcagctccttcccacagaaCACCGCCGTGGGATCCTCCACCTCCGCTGCCGTTGGCAACATCCTCAGCTGTGGTGGAGTGCCCATCAGCTCCGGGGGCTTTGACATCTCCTGCATCACCAACTGCTATGGTGGCAGCAGATGTCGTCCTTGCTAA
- the LOC107215229 gene encoding feather keratin Cos1-2-like, producing the protein MSCCKPCDPCCQPCGPCPLANSCNECCVRQCQDSHVAIQPSAVVVTLPGPILSSFPQNTAVGSSTSAAVGNILSCGGVPINSGGFDISCITNCYGGNRCRPC; encoded by the coding sequence ATGTCCTGCTGCAAGCCCTGCGACCCTTGCTGCCAGCCCTGCGGCCCCTGCCCACTGGCCAACAGCTGCAATGAGTGCTGTGTCAGGCAGTGCCAGGATTCCCATGTGGCCATCCAGCCCTCGGCCGTTGTCGTGACCCTTCCTGGCCccatcctcagctccttcccacagaaCACCGCCGTGGGATCCTCCACCTCCGCTGCCGTTGGCAACATCCTCAGCTGTGGTGGAGTGCCCATCAACTCTGGGGGCTTTGACATCTCCTGCATCACCAACTGCTATGGTGGCAACAGATGTCGTCCCTGCTAA